The following coding sequences are from one Enterococcus sp. 4G2_DIV0659 window:
- a CDS encoding C40 family peptidase has translation MKKNTFIATLLITLCTSLSIGNTALASETTAQDKVIAESTQKLAQLKETKQQLSQRKNDTTRKLADLKTKSNAVVDQSEKNDSLDPLTKLIEQSKTNTSKNSGLKILRPMDQKKERLNNLKQQQLSLSKETETLTNQQNDLTQQENQLSEKIELAKRQKEEQSKQQDTRSAVVAAAKNQLGKPYVYGAAGPDAFDCSGLVQMAFASIGHPVGRTTVNQENAGTVISVAEAKAGDLVFWGSHGSTYHVGISTGDGAYIHAPVPGDVVQIATVASYTPDFALRVL, from the coding sequence TTGAAAAAAAATACATTTATCGCTACATTGTTAATAACTCTTTGCACTAGTCTCTCAATAGGAAATACCGCATTAGCGTCTGAAACAACAGCCCAAGACAAAGTTATTGCTGAATCTACACAAAAATTAGCTCAATTAAAAGAAACTAAACAACAACTCTCTCAAAGAAAGAACGATACAACACGTAAATTAGCTGACTTAAAAACAAAAAGCAACGCTGTGGTAGATCAATCAGAAAAAAATGATTCTCTAGATCCACTTACCAAATTAATTGAACAGTCTAAAACTAATACATCAAAAAATTCAGGACTTAAAATACTTCGTCCTATGGATCAGAAAAAAGAACGTTTAAATAACTTAAAACAACAACAACTCTCTCTATCAAAAGAAACCGAGACACTTACTAACCAACAAAATGATTTAACACAACAAGAAAATCAACTATCAGAAAAAATCGAACTTGCAAAAAGACAAAAAGAAGAGCAAAGTAAGCAACAAGATACTCGCTCTGCTGTTGTCGCAGCAGCCAAAAATCAATTAGGAAAACCTTATGTTTACGGTGCCGCAGGTCCAGACGCTTTTGATTGTTCTGGATTAGTTCAAATGGCTTTCGCTTCTATTGGTCATCCAGTTGGTCGTACAACTGTTAATCAAGAAAATGCTGGAACAGTTATTTCTGTTGCTGAAGCTAAAGCCGGAGATTTAGTGTTTTGGGGGTCTCACGGCAGTACCTACCATGTAGGTATTTCAACTGGAGATGGCGCGTATATTCATGCTCCTGTTCCTGGTGATGTTGTTCAAATTGCAACTGTTGCGTCATATACACCAGACTTTGCTCTACGGGTACTGTAA
- a CDS encoding TetR/AcrR family transcriptional regulator, with protein sequence MRKETVFEVTHHSILETAKELFLEKGYKNTSTRDIAKAARITQPALYYHFSNKEILFVEINKQIGSQLKSEIEQIVKRSISLEEQLVECTHALLNVYHRDIFSFIHQSAAEMEPENKQQLFYILNDYYLIPLQSIFESSQSTLRAKVPSQKAAQFYLMSLSLLFSTVHQLSTEKERSEQITELVEMVLHGVIK encoded by the coding sequence ATGAGAAAGGAAACAGTGTTCGAAGTGACACATCATTCGATTTTAGAAACGGCGAAAGAGCTTTTTTTAGAAAAAGGTTATAAGAACACGTCGACTCGAGATATTGCGAAAGCAGCAAGAATCACTCAACCAGCATTGTATTATCATTTTTCAAATAAGGAAATTTTATTTGTTGAAATCAATAAACAAATTGGCAGTCAACTAAAAAGTGAAATAGAGCAAATTGTAAAAAGATCTATTTCTCTGGAGGAACAATTAGTGGAATGTACTCATGCGCTGTTAAACGTTTACCATAGAGATATTTTTTCATTCATCCACCAAAGCGCAGCTGAAATGGAACCAGAAAATAAACAGCAATTGTTTTACATATTAAATGATTATTATTTAATACCCTTGCAATCTATTTTTGAATCCAGCCAAAGTACATTACGTGCTAAAGTCCCATCTCAAAAGGCGGCGCAATTTTATCTTATGAGTTTATCATTATTATTTTCAACTGTTCATCAACTTTCTACGGAAAAAGAGCGCTCAGAACAGATTACTGAATTAGTAGAGATGGTTTTACATGGGGTTATTAAGTAA
- a CDS encoding ABC transporter permease translates to MFLGLEEMKYSKLRYSLVVGVIVLVAYVAFMLSGLANGLAQGVRKGVDNWQATSIILSDDANKSLNASSLVMDDVNHVEAKKKEPLGQYAGALNKTGKNKESDKINISLFGVTQTSSIKPKLTQGRYFDKLGEIVIPENLEEQGIKLGDTVKIGKLDKELKVVGITEKNTFSIVPLIYTSLDQWRELKFGKVIERGEAPINGIVVKETATNKIKLNKSDDDLAKYAMEDFIEKLPGYSEQNLTLNAMIYFLFVITAAIIGIFIYVMTLQKISLFGVMKAQGVSNGYIVKSIIAQTFILGVVGVAIGVILTLLTNMILPTTMPFQLDSAKLMIYSAVLIIVAVLGGVFSIRTVTHVDPMKAIGG, encoded by the coding sequence ATGTTTTTAGGATTAGAAGAGATGAAATACTCAAAATTAAGATACTCACTAGTTGTAGGAGTGATCGTGCTAGTGGCCTATGTTGCTTTTATGTTATCAGGTCTGGCAAATGGTTTAGCGCAGGGAGTACGCAAAGGCGTAGATAATTGGCAGGCAACGAGCATTATCTTGTCAGATGATGCAAATAAGAGCTTAAATGCGTCTAGTTTAGTAATGGATGATGTAAATCATGTAGAGGCAAAAAAGAAAGAACCACTAGGTCAATATGCGGGAGCTTTGAACAAAACAGGTAAAAATAAAGAATCCGACAAGATAAATATCTCTTTATTTGGTGTTACTCAAACAAGTTCAATTAAACCAAAATTAACTCAAGGTCGTTACTTTGATAAATTAGGGGAAATTGTGATTCCTGAAAACCTTGAAGAACAAGGGATTAAACTTGGTGATACTGTAAAAATTGGTAAATTAGACAAAGAATTAAAAGTCGTTGGAATCACTGAAAAAAATACATTTAGTATTGTTCCCTTGATTTATACATCACTGGATCAGTGGCGAGAGCTAAAGTTTGGTAAGGTCATTGAAAGGGGAGAAGCACCGATCAATGGGATTGTTGTTAAAGAAACTGCAACAAACAAGATCAAATTAAATAAAAGTGATGATGACTTAGCGAAATACGCGATGGAAGACTTTATAGAAAAATTACCAGGATATAGTGAGCAAAATCTAACGTTAAATGCGATGATTTATTTCCTTTTTGTGATTACGGCTGCCATTATCGGGATTTTCATTTATGTTATGACCTTGCAAAAAATCAGTTTGTTTGGTGTGATGAAAGCTCAAGGGGTATCAAACGGTTATATCGTGAAATCGATTATTGCTCAAACCTTTATTTTAGGTGTAGTAGGCGTGGCGATTGGAGTAATCTTGACCTTGTTGACGAATATGATTTTACCAACGACGATGCCCTTTCAATTGGACTCTGCTAAATTAATGATTTATAGTGCGGTGCTTATTATCGTTGCGGTACTTGGTGGGGTTTTCTCTATTCGTACAGTTACTCATGTTGATCCAATGAAAGCGATAGGAGGGTAA